Proteins encoded in a region of the Leishmania donovani BPK282A1 complete genome, chromosome 14 genome:
- a CDS encoding kinesin K39, putative: MAFSPPSPPRRSPSRPHARPSTLSASSSTIVLPPVTSSDSIKVSVRARPFNTRERSAGPTSSLCCLKMDTVGGTVRLLSSSGTALSSVDSVRGGVRSSRASSHTSNGAVFQFDHVFWSVETPDACGATPATQADVFRTIGYPLVQHAFDGFNSCLFAYGQTGSGKTYTMMGADVSALGGEGSGVTPRICLEIFARKASVEAQGHSRWIVELGYVEVYNE, translated from the coding sequence ATGGCGTTCTCTCCCCCATCGCCTCCGCGCCGCTCACCGTCCCGCCCCCATGCACGACCTTCTACCCTCAGCGCCAGTAGCAGCACCATTGTGTTGCCACCCGTCACCTCGTCCGACTCCATCAAGGTGTCCGTGCGTGCTCGCCCATTCAACACAAGGGAGCGTTCCGCTGGTCCCACATCATCTTTATGCTGCCTCAAGATGGACACCGTCGGAGGTACTGTGCgcctcctttcctcctccgGCACCGCCTTGTCCTCTGTCGACAGCGTCCGTGGCGGTGTGCGTTCCAGCCGGGCTAGCTCGCACACGAGCAACGGAGCAGTTTTCCAGTTCGACCACGTGTTCTGGTCTGTGGAGACGCCGGacgcgtgcggcgcgacCCCCGCGACGCAGGCAGACGTGTTCCGGACGATCGGGTACccgctggtgcagcacgcgTTCGACGGGTTCAACTCGTGCTTGTTTGCGTACGGGCAGACAGGGAGCGGGAAGACGTACACGATGATGGGTGCGGACGTGAGCGCGCTTGGCGGtgagggcagcggcgtgaCGCCGCGGATCTGCCTGGAGATCTTTGCGCGGAAGGCGAGCGTGGAGGCGCAGGGGCACTCGCGGTGGATCGTGGAGCTGGGGTACGTGGAGGTGTACAACGAG